A window of Schistocerca serialis cubense isolate TAMUIC-IGC-003099 chromosome 1, iqSchSeri2.2, whole genome shotgun sequence genomic DNA:
ACGAATGGAATATTGCATATTTGCACCCCATAATCTGAAGTGCCAAAAATGTCAAACTTCATGGTAAGCTGAATTTAACAATGTTTCTAATGTAGTATGTATTCGAAAACACAGGAAGCATTGAAATGTATTCCAAAGAATGTACTACGCATGTTTTGTTTGCTTAAtgtgaaaaactgagaaatttatgaaaaaaaagaaaatggtattcCGTATTTGGACTACTTGCTCTATTCATATCTACTTGATGCGTCTACCCTTTTCTCAGgaagatagtacactactggccattaaaattgatacaccaagaagaaatgcagatgataaacaggtattcattggacaaatatattatactagaactgacatgtgattacattttcacgcaatttgggtgcacagatcctgagaaatcagtacccacaacaaccacctctggccgtaataacggccttcatacgcctgggcaatgagtcaaacagagcttgggtggcgtgtacaggtacagctgcccctgcagcttcaacacgatagtctaccacagttcatcaagagtagtgactggcgtattgtgacgagccagttgctcggccaccattgaccagatgttttcaattggtgagacatatggagaatgtgctggccagggcagcagtcgaacattttctgtatcgagaaacatgcgatcgtgcattatcctgctgaaatgtagggtttcgcagggatcgaatgaagggtagtggcacgggtcgtaacacatctgaaatgtaacgtccactgttcaaagtgccgtcaatgcgaacaagaggtgaccgagacgtgtaaccaatggcaccccaaaccatcacgctgggtgatacgccagtatggcgatgacgaatacacgcttccaatgtgcgttcaccgcgatgtcgccaaacacggatgcgaccatcatgatgctgtaaacagaacctggattcatccgaaaaaatgacgttttgccattcgtgcacccaggttcgttggtgagtacaccatcgcaggcgctcctgtctgtgatgcagcgccaaggatagccgcacccatggtctccgagctgatagtccatgctgctgcaaacgtcgtcgaactgttcgtgcaggtggttgttgtcttgcaaacttcgccatctgttgactcaggaatcgagacgtggctgaacgatctgttacagccatgcggataagatgcctgtaatctcgactgctagtgatacgaggccgttgggatccagcacggcattccgtattaccctcctgaacccaccgatcccataattgtgctaacagtcattggatctcgaccaacgcgagcagcaatgtcgcgatacgataaaccgcaatcgcgataggctacaatccgacctttatcaaagtcggaaacgtgacggtacgcatttctcctccttacacgaggcatcaccacagcGTTTGTgcatgcgaaatcggttggaaactttcctcatgttagcacgttgtaggtgtcgccgccggtgccaaccttgtgtgaatgctctgaaaagctgatcatttacatatcacagcatgttcttcctgtcggttaaatttcgcgtctgtagcacgtcatcttcgtggtgtaggaatttcaatggccagtagtgtattttaacagACTGACCGACAGACTCACAACAAAGTGATCGTATAAGGATAACTTTTTTACCGATTGATCTATGAAATccgaaaaaaacataaaaattggcAGGTTGCTGCATTccttaaaataatttaaattttttaataactcTAATTTATAAAATCTGTGTTCGTGAAGAATAGCCAGCCAGCTGTTGCCAGCCTATGCAATGTCTGAGGGGACGATACAGCAAAGAAATAAAGCACCTGTGCCTGGGCTCACTATCTTCTTCTAGAGGAggagtgaggtgtgtgtgtgtgtgactgtactATAGtgtactgtactgaaatgcaggaggatctgcaacgaattgacgcatggtgcagggaatagcaattgaatctcaatgtagacaagtgtaatgtgatgcgaatacatagaaagaaaaatgatttatcatttagctacaatataacaggtcagcaactggaagcagctaattccataaattatctgggagtaggcattaggagtgatttaaaatggaatgaacatataacattaatcgacggtaaagcagatgtcagactgagattcattggaagaatgataGATAggctgcagtggaagactctgcaggagagacgctcagtagctcggtacgggcttttgttgaagtttcgagaacataccttcactgaagagtcaagcagtatattgctccctcctacgtatatctcgcgaagagaccatgaggataaaatcagaacaatacgagactggaaaagaagggagaaccgataggggtactcaaggtaccctccgccacacgccgtcaggtggcttgcggagtatggatgtagatgtagatgtagatgtgtgtgtgtgtgttacctggagGCTCTCTTCCATACGGAGCGGCACGACTTGTCGTGTGCCACCTTGGTGCCGTCTGGGCACAGCGTAGGGATGTCCGGCGAGTTGATGAACGAGCGGAAGGCGATGGGAACTGCCGGCAAAGCCACCAACTGCGGGTCGCCACTCCTCTGTTCGGCCGGTCGAACGACTCCGCGCATCAGCCCTGGGTCCTCTCCAGCCAGCCTGCCATTTTCGGCTTTGCCCTGCATTCGCTTCACTTCCTGCATCAGTAGCTGTAGAAACTGAGAACTCAGATCAGCAGTTCGCTGTGGCGCGAGCCTTTGAAAGTCCTCACTAGTCACAAACTGCGGTGCCATCCACCAAGGCCTCGGCTCACTCAGGGCAGTCGCGGCCTCGCGACCTCGGTTCTTCCGGAAGACGACGACGTAGTCCGGCAGCGATGACTCCTCTCGACGGTGCGTCGACGGGATGGGGAGGGAGAGCCGCGTCGGCCCCtgttgctgctcttctctgtacccCAGCAGCCCACTCTGCTGGTCGCCCCACACCGGCGCGGACACGAGGCGGTCGGCTGTGGCGGCCATAGCCACCAGCAGGACCAGCAACTTGGTCAGCGCCATGGCCGGAACTGCGGCTAAGGCTCCGGATACAGCACGCCACGGAAGTCTCCTGCGGTTCCAGATCACGAAACACAGCTGTATCTAAATTTTTTCCGCTCGTTTAGTGCTTTATCACTTCGAAAACGTTTCGTAAGGGGGTTATTCCTACCCGCAGTAAAAACTGGAGTCTGTGCGAGAATGAAGGTATGAGGTACAttgatgttgttattgtggtcttcagtcctgaaactggtttgatgcagctctccatgctactctatcctgtgcaagcttcttcatctcccagtacctactgcagcctacatccttctgaatctgcttagtatattcatctcttggtctccctctacgacttttaccctccacgctgccctccagtagtaaattggtgatctcttgatgcctcagaacatgtcctaccaaccgatcccttcttctggtcaagttgtgccacaaactcctcttctccccaattccattcaatacctcctcattagttacgtgatctacccatctaatcttcagcattcttctgtagcaccacatttcgaaagcttctattcttttcttgtttaaactatttatcgtccatgtttcacttccatacatggctacactccacacaaataatttgagaaacgacttcctgacacttaaatctatactcgatgttaacaaatttctcttcttcagaaacgctttccttgccattgccagtcgacattttatatcttctctacatcgcccatcatcagttattttgctccccatatagcaaaactcctttactactttaagtgtctcatttcctaatctaattccctcagcatcacccgacttaattcgacgacattccattatcctcgttttgcttttgttttttgttcatcttataccctcctttcaagacactgtccattccgttcaactgctcttccaagtcctttgctgtctctgacaggtacATTGGTATCCGAAAATAAATGAAGATACAAAACGCTGTAACCAATCACATTCAGTCTATTACACTTTAAACTGTGCGTTTCGTAGGACTCATGCGGATTTACGTTAATTAACTAGGTACGATGTatcgtacgaggcgtgttttttaagtaagtaccgttttgaaattaaaaaaagacgtactaagatatctcaataattttagttTTACACGGATGCCTGTACCTTAATCTGCGCACTCACGCCATTACAGTCTACTTCTttcttcaaacttcctggcagattaatactgtgtgccggactgagactcgaactcgggacctttgcctttcgcatgcaagtgctctaccaactgagctaccgaagcacgactcacgccccgtcctgacagctttacttctgccagtatctcgtctcctaccttccaagctttacagaagctctcctgctaaacttgcagaaatagcactcctgaaagaaaggatattgcggagacatggctcagccacagcctgggggatgtttccagaatgagatttccactctgtagcggagtgtgcgctgatatgaaacttcctggcagattaaaactgcgtgccggaccgagactcgaactcgagacctttgcctccgcgggcaagtgctctaccaacatcccgcagcctgtggctaagccatgtctccgcaatatcctttctgtcaggagtgctagttctgcaaaaatgagatcgacaggaagtgcaaaatggctaagcaggcatggctaggggacaattgtaaggatgtagaggcttatctcactagggggaagatagatactgcctacaggaaaattaaagagacctttggaggaaagagaaccacttgcatgaatatcaagggctcagatggaaacccagttctaagcaaagaacggaaagcagaaaggatgaaggagtatatagagggactacacaagggcgatgttcttgaggacaatattatggaaatggaagaggatgtggatgaagatgaaatgggagattgatactgcgtgaagaatttgatagagcactgaaagacctaagtcgaaacaatgccctgggagtagacaacattccattagaactactgacagccttgggagagccagtcctgacaaaactctaccatctggtgagcaaaatgtatgagacaggcgaaataccctcagacttcaagaagaatataatatttccaatcccaaagaaagcaggcgttgacaaatgtgaaaattaccgaactatcagtttaataagtcacggctacaaaatactaatacgaattctttacagacgaatggaaaaactggtagaagccgacatcggggaagatcattttggattccgtagaaatatgggaacacgtgaggcaatactgaccctacgacttatctaagaagctagattaagaaaaggcaaacctacgtttctagcatttgtagacttggagaaagcttttgacaatgttgactggaatactctctttcaaattctgaaggtggcaagggtaaaatacagggagcgaaaggctatttacaatttgtacagaaagcagatggcagttataagagtcgagggtcatgaaagggaagcagtggttgggaagggagtgagacaggattgtagcctatccccgatgttattcaacctgtatattgagcaagcagtaaaggaaacaaaagaaaaatttggagtaggtattaaaatccatggagaagaaataaaaactttaaggtgggccggtgacattgtaattctgtcagagacagcaaaggacttggaagagcagttgaacggaatggacagtgtcttgaagggaggatataagatgaacatcaacaaaagcaaaacgaggataatggaatgtagtcgaattaagtgggacgatgctgggggaattagattaggaaatgagacacttacagtagtaaatgaatttgctatttggtgagcaaaataactgatgatggtcgaagtagagagaatataaaatgtagactggcaatggcaaggaaagcgtttctgaagaagaaaaatttgttaacatcgagtataggtttaaacgtcaggaagtcgtttcccaaagtatttgtatggagtgtagccatgtatggaagtgaaacgtggacgataaatagttcagtcacgaagagaatagaagttttcgaaatgtggtgctacagaagaatgctgaacattagatgggcagatcacataactaatgaggaggtattgaatagaattggggagaagaggagcttgcggcacaacttgactagaagaagggatcggttggtaggacatgttctgagacatcgagggatcaccaatttagtattggagcgcagcgtggaaggtaaaaatcgaagagggagaccaagagatgaatacactaagcagattcagaaggatgtaggttgcagtagatacagggagataaagaagcttgcacaggatagaatagcatggagagctgcagcaaaccagtctcaggactgaagaacacaacaacaacaacaacaactaggtaCGATGtattgtacgaggcgtgttttttaagtaagtaccgttttgaaattaataaaagacgtgctaagatatctcaataactttagtttcacatgaaagcctgtactttaatcttcgcactgacgccattacactctgattctttcttgtttacgttgtgtactgagtgtttgagATACCTGCGATAATAGTGAGTCCcgtcgactgtgaagtacgggctgttacaagatttcttagtgctaaaggcctaaaagcgatcgatattcatcgtgagatctgtgcagtttacggagagaacattatgagtgatggaatggtaagtgggtgagagcatttaaagatggccgcgcaaatgtgcatgatgaacaacggagtgggcgtccttcggtcgttaatgaaagcttGGTGCAGGAAGCGGACaacaaggtgagagaaaacagaccctttatgatttcctccttgcaggatgactctTCTAACGTTTCTCGTAgtattttgtatggcattgtgaccgagcacttgaattaccgaaaattgtgcgcacgttgggtaccggaaatgttgacggatgtgcacaaaaccaaacgtttagacagtgcattgactttccttgagcggtaccacaacgacggtgatgatttcttaagccaaattgttacgggccatgaaacatgggtggtctacgttacaccagaatcaaagcaacagtccatggaagttgagcaagggcatcgttttgctgcaagacaatgcccgtccgcatgtggcgaatcagaccaaggatctcatcacatcttttcgtaCAGCCGCGGTCTTGCGCCcactgactaccatctgttcctgcacttgaagaaacatctgggcggtcagcgtctccaagacgatgacgaagtcaaaacagtggtgatgcagtggttaacaagtcaggcggcagacgtctatgaggagggtattaaaaaactggtacaacgttatgacaagtgcctcaatattgacggaaattgtgtagaaaagtagattaaggtacaggctttcatgtttggcatcagtctaccgactggtttgatgcggcccgccacaaattcctttcctgtgctaacctcttcatctcagagtagcacttgcaacctacgtcctcaattatttgcttgacgtattccaatctctatcttcctctacagtttttgccctctacagctccctctagtaccatggaagtcattcccccatgtcttagcagatgtcctatcatcctgtcccttctccttatcagtgttttccacatattcctttcctctccgattctgcgtagaaccttctcattccttaccttatcagtccacctaattttcaacat
This region includes:
- the LOC126457501 gene encoding uncharacterized protein LOC126457501 produces the protein MALTKLLVLLVAMAATADRLVSAPVWGDQQSGLLGYREEQQQGPTRLSLPIPSTHRREESSLPDYVVVFRKNRGREAATALSEPRPWWMAPQFVTSEDFQRLAPQRTADLSSQFLQLLMQEVKRMQGKAENGRLAGEDPGLMRGVVRPAEQRSGDPQLVALPAVPIAFRSFINSPDIPTLCPDGTKVAHDKSCRSVWKRASS